CTTCGCTGCGAACGGATTGCAGCGGTGTATCCAGAGAAACGGTCATGATTTCGTCCTCGGGTCAAAGAGTTGATACAGCATGTCGGAGAGCAGGTTGAGCATCACGAAGATGATCCCCACCAGCAGGACGCAGCCCATCACCGCGTTCATGTCCCCCAGCAGCAGGCTGCCGGTGAGATAGGAGCCAAAACCCGGCCAGGAGAAGACGGTTTCAATCAGCACCGCCCCTTCCAGCAGCGATCCGTAGGCCAGGGCCACCACCGTCAGCAGCTGCACGAGGATGTTGCGGAACGCGTGGTTCCAGATCACCTGGCGCTCGGTTAAACCTTTTACGCGAGCGGTGATGATGAACTCCTGGGACAGCTGGGCCAGCATAAAGCTGCGGGTCATGCGGCTGATGTAGGCCAGGGAGTGGAAGCCCAGCAGTGAGGCCGGCAGCACCAGGTGGTTAATGGCGTTCCAGAACACCGCGCTGTTGCCTGCCAGCAGGGCATCGACGGTCATCAGTCCGGTACGGCGCGGTACCAGGCCATCCAGGCCCAGATCCAGCCGTCCGGCGCCGCCTACCCAGCCAAGCCAGGCATAGAACAGCAGTAGCCCCATCATCCCGACCCAGAAGATCGGCGTGGAGTAACCGGCGAGGCTGATGATGCGCACCACGTAATCCGAAACGCTGTTACGGCGCGCGGCGGCCAGCACCCCCAGCGGAACGCCTAAACCGGCCCCGACGATAATCGCCATCGTCGCCAGCTCCAGGGTCGCCGGGAAGACGCGCAGAATGTCATCCAGCACCGGCTTGCCGGTCAGCAGGGCATTGCCCAGATCGCCGTGCAGCAGGTTGTTGAGGTAGATGCCGAACTGGGTCAGCAGGGATTTATCAAAGCCCAACTGGTGATAAACCTGCTGATAGGTGCTGTGGTCAGCATCCGGGCCGACAATCGCCAGCACCGGATCTACCGGCATCACCCGGCCAATAAAGAAGGTCAGCACCAGCAGGCCGAACAGGGTCACCAGCACCTGGGTCAGGCGTTTAGAGAAACGCCGGGTGCGGGAGCCCGGGGCGAGGATCGCAACGCTCATTTTTCACCTCCGGTTTTGTACACTTCCCGCAGGAAGGTGGTGGCCGACGGATGCGACTGGAAGTTTTTGACTTCGTTACGCACCACCACCGAATCGACCATCTGCGACAGCGGGATCAGAGCCGGGATCAGCTGGTCGTAACGCACCTGGATCTGCTGGTAGTCGGCGATCTGTTTCTGCGGATCGCGCTCCAGCAGGGCCTTGTCGATCATCTCGTTCAGCGGCTTGTCGTAAAAACCGGTGCGCCAGCCCTGGAAGTTGGTCAGCCGGGCTTCGTCGCTGTTGTCCGGGTTGTAGACCAGCGCGCGCAGGCTGGAGTGCGGATGGGGCTCCACGCCGCTGCCGCCGCGCCCGACCAGCATGTCGAACTTACGCTCGCGCATCGCGCCGTAGATCTGGTTCCCGGTGCCGGTGATGATTTTGGTGTTGATGCCCGCCTGCATCAGGGTGGACTGCACCGCGATGGCGATATTGAGGAACGGCTGATCCGCCAGCACCCGCAGGGTGGTGTCGAAACCGTCCGGATAGCCCGCTTCCGCCAGCAGCTTTTTGGCGCGGGCGATGTCGAGCTTATAGCCCGGGTCCGGTAATGTGGACGGCATCCCCGCCTTGATCGGCCGCTGGTGCAGCACGCCGTAGCCCGGCATCAGCGCCTTGTTGATGCCCTGATAGTCAATCAGGTAGCGCACGGCTTCGCGCACTTTCGGATTGGCGAAGTGCGCCTCTTTCATGCTCATCGCCACGTAGTAAACCGTGCCTTTCTGCACGGCTTCCACCGTCAGCTGCGGATCCTTACGCAGGGCGTTGATGTCCGCCACCGCCATGTTGCTGGCGATATCCAGATCGCCCTTCTCCACCATCAGGCGCAGGGTTTGCGACTCCTGGAAATGGCGCAGGACGACGCGGTTCATCTTCGGCTCTTCGCGCCAGTATTTCGGGTTGCGCTGCATGCGCAGCACGTCTTTTGCCTGCCAGGTCTCCAGCATAAAGGGCCCGGAACCGGCTTCGTTGGTTGTCAGCCAGCGGTTGCCCCAGTCGCTATTGACCTCGTGGCTGAGCACCGTTTTGCGATCCAGCACGCCGAGGTTGCCCAGCGCGCCGAGGGAGTAGATCACCAGCTGCGGATCGTTGGCCTTCGGCAGAGTGAGCTGCACGGTGTGGTCATCGAGGGCTTTAATCTGCTGGTCAATATTCTTCTTAGAGAACCCGTAGGATTTCCACACCGAGGCCTGGGCGAGGTTGAGGTGCAGCAGGCGGCGCATCGACCACACCACGTCCTCGGCGGTGAGCGGATTGCCGGAGTGGAAGGTCACGTTGTCGCGCAGGTGGAAGGTCAGGGTTTTGCCGTCCGGGGAAATATCCCAGGATTTCGCCAGCGCCGGTTTGACGTTGGTGAGGGTATTAGGATCCAGCTCCACCAGCGAATCGTAGAGATTGACCACAATGCCGACCACTTCGTTACCGGTCATCGCGGCCGGATCGAGGGTCAGCAGGTTGTTCATGTTCATACCGATGATGAGCTGATCGGGCGGCGTTTTTGCGTAAGCCGCACCGCTCCCCATCATCAGCGAGAGCGCGAGTAAACACGCTCCAGCCAGAGAGGTTCGTTTCATGTATATATCGCCTGTAGGGTACGTTTTTATCTGTCAGTCGTGGCTGACGGTATTGGCTTCGATATACGCAAAATTAATGTCTTCGCCGAGTCCCGGACGCGTCGGCAGGCTGACCATGCCTTCATCATCCATCGGGTCGATCAGGCTGTGCAGATAGGCTGCCGGTTCGTCGTAATCGAGGAACGGGTGCAGCAGGCCGCGCTCATACCAGCGGCAGTTCTTGATGGCGCCAATCACCGCCAGGCTCGCCGCGCCGTTGCCGTGTACTTCACAGTCCATGCCGAACGACTCCGCAAGGTTCGCCACCTTCAGGGTTGGCGAGATGCCGCCAACGCCGTTCGAACCGGCGCGCAGGATGTCGCAGGCCCCTGCCTTGATCCAGTCGGCGCGGCTGTGGTGCTTCCCGCCGAGGCTTTCTGGCCCGAT
This Leclercia sp. S52 DNA region includes the following protein-coding sequences:
- a CDS encoding ABC transporter permease, producing MSVAILAPGSRTRRFSKRLTQVLVTLFGLLVLTFFIGRVMPVDPVLAIVGPDADHSTYQQVYHQLGFDKSLLTQFGIYLNNLLHGDLGNALLTGKPVLDDILRVFPATLELATMAIIVGAGLGVPLGVLAAARRNSVSDYVVRIISLAGYSTPIFWVGMMGLLLFYAWLGWVGGAGRLDLGLDGLVPRRTGLMTVDALLAGNSAVFWNAINHLVLPASLLGFHSLAYISRMTRSFMLAQLSQEFIITARVKGLTERQVIWNHAFRNILVQLLTVVALAYGSLLEGAVLIETVFSWPGFGSYLTGSLLLGDMNAVMGCVLLVGIIFVMLNLLSDMLYQLFDPRTKS
- a CDS encoding ABC transporter substrate-binding protein, producing the protein MKRTSLAGACLLALSLMMGSGAAYAKTPPDQLIIGMNMNNLLTLDPAAMTGNEVVGIVVNLYDSLVELDPNTLTNVKPALAKSWDISPDGKTLTFHLRDNVTFHSGNPLTAEDVVWSMRRLLHLNLAQASVWKSYGFSKKNIDQQIKALDDHTVQLTLPKANDPQLVIYSLGALGNLGVLDRKTVLSHEVNSDWGNRWLTTNEAGSGPFMLETWQAKDVLRMQRNPKYWREEPKMNRVVLRHFQESQTLRLMVEKGDLDIASNMAVADINALRKDPQLTVEAVQKGTVYYVAMSMKEAHFANPKVREAVRYLIDYQGINKALMPGYGVLHQRPIKAGMPSTLPDPGYKLDIARAKKLLAEAGYPDGFDTTLRVLADQPFLNIAIAVQSTLMQAGINTKIITGTGNQIYGAMRERKFDMLVGRGGSGVEPHPHSSLRALVYNPDNSDEARLTNFQGWRTGFYDKPLNEMIDKALLERDPQKQIADYQQIQVRYDQLIPALIPLSQMVDSVVVRNEVKNFQSHPSATTFLREVYKTGGEK